atacatatatatatatatatatgtatatatgtatatatatatatatatgcatatatatatatatgtatatatatatatatgtatatatacatatatacatatatacatatatatatatatatataaatacatatatatatatatatacatatgtatatatatatatatatacatacatatatatatatatatacatatatatatatacatatatatatatgtatatatatatatatatacatatatacatacatatatatatacatatatacatacatatatatatacatatatacatacatatatatatacatatatacatacatatatatatacatatatacatacatatatatatacatatacatatatatatatacatatacatatatatatacatatacatatatatatatatatatatatacatatatatatatatatacatatatatatatatatatatgttacggtaagtaactttttgagCCATGACCTTCgagtcgacgcggctggttcagggctccaaatggttGGGATCAGATGTGGCTCCCCTCGGAATCTTGAGGTGGCTGGTGCAGGGGATCTGGCAGGAAAGTTCTGCGACGCCGAGTGGGCCCAGcggcggtcgagtacctgcacaaaggtcgggtcggtggctcggcccgacccctccgacgatcaagtcagtgatgcgGGGGGGGTTGTTTTTCGTGTGCCCTCCTCTCCCTGGCCGTTGGCAGCCAGGGAGTATTTATAaagggggtttgatgttacctgatgtgtcgTCCTGCAGGagcagggccgtacctctgagGGCGTCTGTCGTCGTCGGCATTGCGTGCGAGGTCGAGCTTCTGCGGGGTATGGGGAGCGTCAGTCagcgccttcccctgcctcggccggtcgtgaggggtcagccgaggaggtcgATCGGGTACGGTCGGTATGGGTGTGTGTCGTGTCGGTGTTAATGCTCATTCCCTGGGGCGATGTGCCACACAGGGGTGTCTgacgtgggggtgtattacgtcaaatcgggGGTGTTATGTCCAAttagttttttacccctatcgtatgcccccccgaaaggagctatgcgtcggttttgccTGCCGGGagcccgatgcatggcttctcgcTTTAGGCGGGCTGTTTATGCGGGtctgaggagcacaacgcaggcggggtgatcgcgcaggtgtggtctcgggaggcataGAGCTGAGGgccaaggagcacaacgcaggcggggtgaccgcgcatgtgtggtctcgggaggcgtggagccgagggccgaggagcacaacgcaagcggggtgatcgcgcaggtgtggtctcgggaggcatagagccgagggccgaggagcacaacgcaggcggggtgaccgcgcaggtgtggtctcgggaggcatagagccgaggagcacgattaggcgggcaggacgcgaggacgcggcctcgggcaccacgcggccgggGAACACGAGAGGCGgtctggccgcgccgaggtggtTCTTGGCAGCGAGCGgcagaggtgctcggtgcaggcaggccgcgaccgaggtggtggcctcggGCGTGATACGACCGGGGCGGTACTTGGTTCTTGACCGGCGATTGGTCGTTCGACTGCGCGCGGGCGTGGGCGGCTAGGTTGCTTTTTCCCTAGGGAAGATCAAAGGGCCACCCCTTTTGGGAGTCGCTGGTTTTCGAGGTTGACGTGATTAGCGACTTCGTGCTTTGCACTGCGCTGCGATTAAATGCCGCGCCAAGCTGCAATTATGGCGATGCGACGTTTGCGTCTTCGCAGCGCACCTCAGGAGAGGAAAGGTCGCTGTTCCGACGGGAAGCAGGCTATAAGTAGCGCTCCATTGGCTTCTTTCACTCCCTGGTGCATGCACTCGCTTCGACCCCCTCTTTGGGTGATCTAGTCTAGCACTCCACAGCCACCCTACCTTTTCCAAAGCTCGGTAACGATGGCTTCTCCTCCGTCCTCTCCTTCTTCGCCTCCTCCTTCTTCGCCTCTTCCTTCTAGTGCCGTCGGCGAGGGGGCGGTGTCGGCGAGCTCccgctcgtcgtccgaggaaagggccaccaaagcccttgaatcgctgatgtggccgcacgacatcGACTCCActgtgagcgagtcgtcgctTGGCCTCCTTCGGGATCGTTACGGTATCCCAGCGGAATTCACGCTCATTGTCCCcgagccggggcagcgggcgtatgatctCATACCTAGGGGCTTTGCCCTAACTGTGGATGCCTTCGAGGCCGGGCTACGCCTTCCGTTCCATCCAGTCATAACCTCCTGCGTCTCGTGGTGGCGCATCTCTCCTTCTCAGATGGCGCCGAATtcctggcgctatctggtggcgttccttGGGGAATGTCACTATGCCAAAATCACCCCGAGCCGGTCTCTTTTCCTTTCTTGCTTTCGTCTGTCCAGAGGGTCGGGGGGCTATTACTTGTCCGCCCGACCGGGTTTCCGGgtcagcggggctccttccagcaacaaggggtggaaggagcgtttcttcTACGTTTGCCATCCGGAGAGCTGGAACTTCAggctccggtgggcggcgcgTGTGGTCGATAATACTGCCCCAGTCTTGGATGAGGGGGAGCTCTAGgcccttcgaagattgaaggagatcctcccgtcgtccagagtcatccgaaagatgaccgaggcgtggttggtcgaggcgggcttgagcccagtacctcgaggtatgccttgaAAAGGAGGTAGCGGCAGGCCTTCCTGTTTTATTTCTCTTTTGGAATACTAACCGAGGTCGATATGTTggtgcagagatggtgaacctcacTTTAGTGCGTGGAGGACGCGCTCCGTCGGTTGCATCTCCATGACGCCAAATCAGCCTGGGCGTCGGTACCAGAGAGGTGCCGGTGGAGCTCGAGGTCGGCCGTCCTCAAAAGAAAGCCAAGGTTGTCGCTCCGAAGAAGCCGACTATCCGGGACCTGTGTCGCATATCCGCAGGGCCGCCGAACGACTTCTACCAGGCGCGCCTGATGGGCGAGCTTTCAGAAGGCCAGCCCTCCGACCGGTTGGTAGCCCGCTGGGGGGGGCTGACCCGCGGGACCCGGGTGTGGGCCGATGGGGAGACCGCAGCCGCGTTCATCCGAGGAGGGCTGCACCCCGACATGGCTCGCGAGATGTACACTATGCCCTCGGATGTCCTGCTTGGTAAATCCGTGAAATCGTTGCTGTGGGTAAGTGTTCCACTGTCGGCTTCCGACCTATGTTTTGTCTGAGGGTGGCTCTGACTTTCCTTCCACAGGACCAGCACTACGCGATGGCGTTGGCAGATCGCGTTCGTGACGTAGGTCGAGCCCTGGGCATCTTGTGCGACCGTAATGCCGAGCTGCGCAGGCAGCTCGAGGAGGTTCGTGCAGGGGCGGCTCCGAAGGCGGTTGCGACGGCCGAGCAGCGCTCCTCGGAGCTTGAGGCAGAAGTGGCGCGCCTCCGGGCTGAGGCTAGGGAGACCGACCAACGCGTATCGGCGCTGGAGGCCGAGGTCCTTCACCTGAGGTCCGAGGCGAAGGAGgctgaggaggagaaaagcaATCTCCGAGGGCTCCTATAGGGGGCGCAGACCAAGGCTCGCCTAGTCCGAGGCGAGGTGGCCACCCTGACCCAGCGGTTGGAGGGAGCTCTGGCTGACGCAAAGGGGGCCTCGGAAGCTCTCGTGGCCGAGCAGGAGCGGCGTCCAGAGAAGGACAAGGAAATAATTGAAGCCTACAAGCAATCCTCAGGCTTCCAGCTCGGGCTGGTTCGGTCAGGGCAGGTCACCtacgagtacgggtaccggaTTGCCCTGGGTTGATTCCAGACGCGCCATCCTGGGTTGGAGGTCGAGGTGGATCCGTTTACCTCGCATCCCGAGGATTTAGATGTAGACATGCCGGAGGAAGTTCCTTTCGACGATAGCGTCGGGGGTTCCGACGGTTAGGATAGTCTTGAGGTGGGCTCGGCTGAGCTGTTTTTGAGCCTTGTAACCTTTTGTAATTTTCGAGTTCTGTCGCAGTTGAGTCTTGTAGTTCCACGCTTCAGAAATAAAAGTTTTTTCCCGGTACGTCTTTCAGCTTTCGAAAGTTGAGTCTTGTGATTCCAATTGAGTCTTGTAACTCCGTGCTTGAATCTTGGAAGCCACTTTGGAAGAGAAATAATCTCTTTTAACCGACCAATTTCGCATAGGCAGAGACCTCAGACAAAAAACCTTttaaggttctggacgttccatgtCCTTGGCAAAGAGGACTCGTCCATTGTCGTGAGCCGATAAGTTCCCGGTCGGACCACCCcggtgacccgataaggtcctcccacttgggggccagcttccccttTGTCCGGGTCGGGTCACTGACCTCGGCCTTTCGTATGACTAGATCGCCTAACCTGATCGGTCGAGGTCGCACCTTTCTGTTGTAGACCCTCGCGACGGCTCTCTGGTGAGAGAGGGCCTTTAGGTGCGCAtcggcgcgtcgctcctcgagtACGTCGAGGCTGGTGCGAAGTCCTTCGTTCGAGGCTTCCTCGTCATAGCTCCTTGTCCGTAAGGTGGTGACAGCCATCTCAGGCGGCAAGACagcctcggtcccgaacgtcaAGCTGTACGGGGACTCTCCAGTAGCGGCCTTGGgggtggtgcgcagcgaccaTAATACGCTGGGGAGCTTGTccgtccaggccgatcgggcCGCAGATACTCTTCTTTACGCCCGTCCAGGATGGATCGGTTGGTCGCCTCCGCCAGTCCGTTCGTCTGGGGATGGGCCACCGAACTGAACCTCAATTGGATGCCATGGCCGgcacagaactcccggaacctCCTGCCGGCGAACTAAGGTCTGTTGTCCGTAATAATGACCTTGGGTAGCCCGAACCGAGTCACTAGGTTTTTCCAGACGAACTTCTCCATTTGGtgttccgtgatcgtcgccagcggctcggcctcgacccactttgtgaagtagtcaaCTCCTACGATTATGTATTTCCGCTGCCCAGAAGCCGGTGGGAAGGGTCCAAGCAGGTCCAACCCCCACTGCGCGAACGGTCATGTGCAATCGATGGGGctgagcgggaccgcgggctgtcggggtgcgcgggcgtgtAGTTGGCACGAACTGCACCGTTGTACGTAAGTTTTCGCGTCCcagcacatggtcggccagtagtagccttggcgaagtattttgtgcgccaaggttcgcccgccgatgtgttcgCCGCAGACCCCCTCGTGAGTTTTAGCTAGGACCGtctgggcttcgtcaggctccaagcatCGCAGGAGGGGATAGGTGAAGGACCGCTTGTAAAGCCGGCCACTCTCCTTGGAGTACCACGCGTGCGTACGACGCAGGCGCCGAGCTGCGACTTCATCGAGGGGAAGGGTtccatcccgcttgaagcgcaGCAGCTCTTGTAGCCACGTGATCGGCGCACTGCCTGGGGTCGTAGTTGCCACTTCGATGGCGCGAGCAGGGAGCTCCTCGATCTCTGGCAACGCTTTGGGGGTTGGTCTTGACGCCAGCTTAGCGAGCGCGTCGGCTCGCTCGTTTTCCTCCCTCGGAACATTAGATAACGTAAAGTAAGGGAACTTCGCGGTTAGGTCCCTTACCCATGCCAGGTATTTGGCCATGGTCGCGTCCCGAGCTTCGTATCCACCGCTGAGCTATTCGGCCAcaagctgcgagtcggtgaggacgtgtatcgcggccacctgcatctcgagggtcaGCCTTAACCCCGCTATgagcgcctcgtattccgcctcgttgttggtggctttaaaCCCCAAGCGGAGGGAACGTTCGAACGAGCGTCCGTCAGGGGCGAGGAGAACCAGCCCCGCGCCGGCACCCCTCgagttggccgagccgtccacgtgcAGGGTCCAGGCTTCGGGGGTTTGCTCGAGATCTCTGTCCTCTATCTGAGTTaactccgcgatgaagtcggctaccgcctgggccttgatggcggtcctAGGCACGTAACTGATACTATGTtcaccgagctccaccgcccatttgaggagcagTCCTGCCACATCGAATTTTGTTAAGACTTGTCGAAGGGGTTAGTCAGTGATGACCTCCACCGAgtgtgcctggaagtaggggcgcaacttccgagctgaGAGCACCAGGGAAAGTGCGAGTTTTtctatcggcgggtaacgctcctcaggtccactcaggacgtggctgacgtagtagatcgggagttgttGACCGGAACCTTCCTTGACAAGGACAGAGCTGACTGCATGTGGGGATGCCGCCAAGTAGAGGCCCAGCTTCTCGCCGGGGGAGACAGAGGCGAGCCGGGGGAGGCTGGCTAGGTGCTGCTTTATTTGTTTAaaagcctcctcgcattccggtgtccattggaagttcttcgggtTTTTGAGTGCCTTGAAgaatgggaggcagcgatcgcccgaccgagcgaggaagcgagacagggcgACAAGCCTCCCGTCGAGTCGCtgtaggtctttgatcgtccCGGGGGACTGCATACTGGTTATTGCTTGaaccttctccgggttggcgtcgattCCTCTCTCGTGCACGATGAACCCAAGGAATTTCCCAGAGGTAACGCCGAAAGCTCATTtcgtggggttgagccgcatgccgaacttgcgcagcGTGGCGAACGCCTCGGCCAGGTCGGCTAAGTGCATTCCGGCCTCtcggcttttcacgatcatgtcgtccacgtagacttccatgttcctcccgatctgatgggcgaacatcttgttcaccgttctTTGGTATGTGACCCCAGCATTTTTTAGCCCGAACgacatgaccttgtagaagtacaccccttgatcggtgagaaaGGTCGTATGTTCCCTATCTTCGGgccccatcctgatctggttatatCCTAAATAGGTGTCCATGAAAGAGAGACGCGCATGTCCGACCgtcgcgtcgaccagctggtcgatctttgggagggggtagcaatctttagggcatgcatttttgagactggtgtagtcaacgcacatcctccagcttccattgtgttttttcatgaggactacattggacagccactgaggatatttggcttcttctatgaagcctgctgcTAAGAGCCGGTCCACCTCTTCTTGTGCGGCGCGTTGTCGGTCAGGGGCCTGGCGTCGGAGCTTTTGCTTCACCGGGCGAGCATCAGGTGGGGTGTTGAGATGATGCTCCACGACCTCTGGGTCGACACCCGTCATGTCCGACGGGGACCAGGtgaagacgtcggcattttcccgcAGGAGACCAACGAGCTGCTCTCGTTCCCGCTCGGGCAGCTCCGATCCGATCCTGACCGTCCGTTCTGGCCGAGCTTCTCGCAAAGGTATGTCGATAGTGGATCCCCTCGGTTCGGGATGAGGAGTCGGTTTTTTCGTTACCCGCGGGTCCTCCAGACGCGCCTCGGTGCTGGCTCTCTTGCCCAATGATACGGCGGTAAGGTAGCATCGCCTGgattctcgggggcttcccgtgaCTTCCCCGACCCCAGCACTGGTTGGGAATTTGATGGTCTGGTAGTAGGTcaagacgacggctctgaccttgttgagggtcggccaaCCGAGTATGGCATTGTAAGCGGTGGGAAGGTTGGCCACCAGGAAAGTGGTCATCACCGTCTGCGACTTTGGCGGGGTCCCCAGAGTCAAGGGCAATGTAACAGCCCCCAGGGGTGATACTGAATCTCCCGTAAAACCGGTGAGCACCGAGCACATCGGGCTCAGATTCTCCCTGGTCAAGCctagcttctggaaggcgtcgaagtagagtatgtcggccgagctccccgtgtcgaccatgatcctcctcatctgcgcgttggctaccctggccgatatcaccaaggcgtcgtcgtggtcgggtcgctcggcagctccggttgggaaggtaATCACGGGCTCGGGCTCATGTCCCGAGGCTTCGTCAGGAGCGGCTCGGGCATACGCCTTCCTGCCCGACATGGAGCCTCCACTTGATGCGGGGCCCTCGGCTATCACATCGATGTGTCGCTCGACGGGGCCCTCTGGGCGGGGCGACTGCTCTTTGTTCGGCCGGAGGTATTGGCCGAGGTgacctctgaggatgagctcctcgatttgcctcttcaactcgtagcactgctcagtgtcgtgcccgtgcTGCCGATGAAATCGGCAATACCTTGAACGGTCTGCGAGCTCCCGCGGGTTCCTCATCGGGTGAGGGTCCttgagcagccccttccccttctcgtgtAGGAATATTTCAGTTCGGGATGAATTCAAGGCAGGAAGAGGAGGCCTTGCTGTCGGGGCGGCTCCGACTTGAcctttttgtgctcctcccgcttTCCAGCCATCGAAGTCTCCGCGGCAATAAACTGACtggcgcgctggagcatctcgagGACCGCGGCGGGGGGCCACTCTACAAACGACCAGAAGAACTTGGAGGGccgcaggcctgtcatgaatgcctacatcaagagagaggggtgagcatccgacaatccacggatttgtgttgtaaatcggttcacaaaatgggagaggggctcgtcctccttctagttgagtccgaggagtaacGCCATGGACGGCTTCGGTCGGGCGtatgccaggaagttaagctcgaaatccttggcgagctggtcgaaggaggcgacagtccctggcttcaggccgctgtaccatgtgcgggctggTCCCCGCAGAGTTGTTGGGAACgtcctgcacatcagggcgtcagaggtcccgaatagcgccatctgggcgcgaaaagcggccacgtggtccgctgggtcggcgGCGCCGTCATACATGTCCAGCGAGGGGAGGGGGAAGTGCGGCGGGATCgcctgatcttgtatctcgggagtgaacggagatccttggtgtccgtccgccccgagctctcctTTTGATTTACGaacttcctgttgtacctcgtcaagcctttgactgacgaggcgcagctGAGCTCGTAGGGCGTTTGTCGAATCGACGGTCGGAGCCTCGGGCTCGGGGCGGCTCGCCGTGTCTTCCGCTTCTTGGCTCCCGGGCCGAGTTGTGGGGTTTCGAGGTGAGCCAGGAAGCTCTGGAAGTGGTACGTGGGTCCGAACAGGGGTCCCCCGTTGTTGTGAAGGCCGAGTCGCATGCGGAGGGGTCCGttgggagacgatcgggatgatggtctggaCCATGCTTGTCAGGGCTCGGACTTGGtgggcgaggtcgtgaaaggcctcggggGATACTGACGACGGGCCGGCAGGTGCGCCGTCGGGAGGCGATAAGCCTGGGTCGTTGAACAATTGCCAGTAGCGTTCCGACACCGTTGCGGGGTGTTCATCGCGAGTTTTGTCATGTGGGGGGTGTTCCCCCGAGGCGGGGAGCCAAGCGGTTGAAGGTCCGCCTAGGTGGATTtgctgatcgcttgacatttgGATCACACTCCTTCTAGCgtcaatctgttacggtaagtaactttttgagCCGTGACCTtcgggtcgacgcggctggttcagggctccaaatggctgGGATCAGATGTGGCTCCCCTCGGAATCTTGAGGTGGCTGGTGCAGGGGATCTGGCAGGAAAGTTCTGCGATGCCGAGTGGGCCCAGcggcggtcgagtacctgcacaaaggtcgggtcggtggctcggcccgacccctccgacgatcaagtcagtgatgcgGGGGGGGTTGTTTTTCGTGTGCCCTCCTCTCCCTGGCCGTTGGCAGCCAGGGAGTATTTATAAAGGGGGTTTGATGTTACTTGATGTGCCATCCTGCAGGagcagggccgtacctctgagGGCGTCTGTCGTCGTCGGCGTTGCGTGGGGGGTCAAGCTTCTGCGGGGTATGGGGAGCGTCAGTCagcgccttcccctgcctcggccggtcgtgaggggtcagccgaggaggtcgATCGGGTACGGTCGGTGTGGGTGCATGTCGTATCGGCGTTAATGCTCGCTCGGTATGGGTGTGTGTCGTGTCGGTGTTAATACTCATTCCCTGGGGCGATGTGCCGCACAGGGGTGTCTgacgtgggggtgtattacgtcaaatcgggGGTGTTATGTCCaatcagttttttacccctatcaatatatatatacatatacatatatatacatatatatacatatacatatacatatacatatatatatacatatatatatatatatgtatatatatatatatatgtatatgtatatatatatatatatacatatatatatatacatatatatatgtatatatatgtatatacatacatatatatatatacatacatacatacatacatatatatacatacatacatatatgtatatatatatatgtatatatatgtatatatatatatatgtatgtatatatatatatatatacatatatatacatatatatatatatacatatatatacatatgtatatatatatatatacatatatatacatacatatatatatatatatatgtatgtatatatatatgtatatatatgtatatatatacatatatatatatatgtatatatatatatgtatatatatatatgtatatatatatatgtatacacatacatatatatatatatatacatatatatatatatatatatatatatatatatatgtatatatatatatatatgtatatgtgtatatatatatatatatgtatatatatatataaatatatatatgtatatatatatatatatacatatatacatatatatatatatacatatatacatatatatatatatatatatatatatatatatgtatacacatacatatatatatatatgtgtatacatatatatatatatgtgtatacatatatatatatatatatatatatatatatatacatatatatacatatatatatatatatatacatatatatatatatatatatatatatatatatatatatatacatatatgtatacatatatatatatatatatgtgtatacatatatatatatatatatatacatatatatatatatatatatatatatatatatatatatttatatatatatacatatatgtgtatacatatatatatatatatatatatatatatatatatatatacatatatgtgtatacatatatatatatatatatatatatatatatatatatatatatatacatatatgtgtatacatatatatatatatatatatatatatatatatatatatatatatatatatatatatatatatatgtatacatatatgtgtatacatatatatatatatatatatgtatacatatatgtgtatacatatatatatatgtatatatatatatatatatatatatatatatatatatatatatatatatgtatatatatatatatatatgtatatatatatatatatgtatatatatatgtatatatatatatatgtatatatatatacatatatatatatatatgtatacacatatatacatatatatatatatatacatatatatatatatatatatatatatacatatatatatatatatacatatatatatatatatatatacatatatatatatatatacatatatatatatatatatacatatatatatatatatacatatatatatatatatatatatatatatatatatatatatatatatatatatatatatatatatgtatacacacatatatatacatatatatatatatatatatgtatatatacatatatatatgtatacacacatatatatatatatatatatatatatatatatatatatatatacatatatatatgtatacacatatatatatatatatatatatatatatatatatatatatatgtgtatacatatatatatgtatatatacatatatatatatatatatatatatatatatatatatgtgtgtatacatatatatatatatatatatacatatatatatatatatatacatatatatttatatatatatatatatatatatatatatatatacatatatatatatatatacatatatatatatatacatatatatatatatatatacatatatatatatatatatatacatatatatatatatatatacatacatatatatatatatatatacatatatatatatatatatatatatatatatatatatatatatatatatatatatatattcattcgaCTCGATAATGGACGGTCCGTGTATTGGTAAACTGATGGACCGGTACGTATCACCCGTACCGGACAATATTATTCGAAATGATATACCTTGATATATACACACCACTAAGACCAAATGTCTAACATTTTCTACTTATAACATCCATAAACCTCCTTAACACatgtttatgatattttgaataatttttctttattttacatTTTGTTTGAGATCACAAAATTATTCAtaactgaaaaaaaaattatttttttatttttttttatagtgaACTCTTCTTGCTCAAAATTCTTATTTAAATGACATAAACTTTTTATGTATATTGTTTCTTTATTGTTTAAcacttaaatatatattatctcgA
The window above is part of the Musa acuminata AAA Group cultivar baxijiao chromosome BXJ1-1, Cavendish_Baxijiao_AAA, whole genome shotgun sequence genome. Proteins encoded here:
- the LOC135679343 gene encoding uncharacterized protein LOC135679343, with translation MAKYLAWVRDLTAKFPYFTLSNVPREENERADALAKLASRPTPKALPEIEELPARAIEVATTTPGSAPITWLQELLRFKRDGTLPLDEVAARRLRRTHAWYSKESGRLYKRSFTYPLLRCLEPDEAQTVLAKTHEGVCGEHIGGRTLAHKILRQGYYWPTMCWDAKTYVQRCSSCQLHARAPRQPAVPLSPIDCT